From the Shewanella amazonensis SB2B genome, one window contains:
- a CDS encoding NAD(P)H-dependent oxidoreductase: protein MSSVLLLFAHPSQHKSEVCMPMYRVAQSVPGVTCVDLYADYPTFNIDIVTEQQRLAAHQGVIWLFPLYWYSTPAILKEWQDLVLEYGFAYGPGGTKLHGKSLLCALSAGGSEGSYCAEGYNHFGLRQLLSPIEQTASLIGMDYLPPFALFGARSAVEEGRLGPHLARWRQLLEALVAGEIPDTACGAGVPAKRETLS from the coding sequence ATGTCATCTGTTTTGCTGCTGTTTGCCCATCCATCGCAACATAAATCGGAAGTGTGCATGCCCATGTACCGGGTTGCCCAGTCTGTTCCCGGCGTGACCTGTGTGGATCTCTATGCCGATTACCCCACATTTAACATCGACATTGTCACAGAGCAGCAGCGTCTTGCCGCCCATCAAGGGGTTATCTGGCTTTTTCCGCTTTATTGGTATTCCACCCCCGCCATCCTAAAGGAATGGCAGGATCTGGTGCTTGAGTATGGTTTTGCCTATGGCCCGGGTGGGACAAAGCTGCACGGGAAATCCCTGCTCTGCGCCCTGAGTGCGGGTGGCAGCGAAGGTTCATATTGTGCCGAGGGTTACAATCATTTTGGCCTGAGACAACTCTTGTCGCCCATCGAGCAGACCGCGTCCCTTATCGGCATGGACTACCTGCCACCTTTTGCGCTCTTTGGAGCCCGCTCGGCGGTGGAGGAGGGGCGGCTAGGGCCCCATCTCGCGCGGTGGCGACAGCTGCTGGAAGCGCTGGTGGCTGGTGAAATACCGGATACCGCTTGTGGGGCTGGGGTACCGGCAAAGCGGGAGACCTTGTCATGA
- a CDS encoding monovalent cation:proton antiporter-2 (CPA2) family protein → MTGIFLQAFVYLLAAVLAVPLAKRLGLGSVLGYLVAGVAIGPLLGLVGQETQSIQHFAEFGVVLMLFLVGLELDAKQLWQMRQRLLGLGGLQVLLTTGAVAGLALILNQPWQIALALGMIFAMSSTAIVLQSFNEKGLAKTEGGRGGFSVLLFQDIAVIPILAILPLLALSAPQLDAGHEDMSLVAGLPAWANALVVLGAIAAVVFGGRFLTRPLFGYVARSGLREVFTAAALMMVIGIAALMSLVGLSPALGTFLAGVVLASSEFRHELESTIEPFKGLLLGLFFITVGAGIDFEMLLSQFALVLGLALGVMVIKALVLLLLAKIFRLSGSDKWLFALSLAQAGEFGFVLLGYSQQQGIFGSELGGLLSMVVALSMFLTPGLFILYERIILPRVTRSTNEREADTIDEQGPVIIAGIGRFGQIVNRLLRANGVKTVVLDREYAQVERLREIEMKSFFGDVSNPELLHTAGIESAKMLVVAIDDVEGATALVRHVRQQYPQVAILARAFDRGHFYALTEAGADWVVSESFYSALNMGGEALIRLGMHPFAAEQRKTAMVEREKAHASELYDAWLEVRDNIDRRERYLKLFIKLEEALKEDMGKDRMDGHSRSLSGWTPPPKGYDKALAEQEESMRPQGAKD, encoded by the coding sequence ATGACCGGGATTTTTCTGCAGGCCTTTGTTTACCTGCTTGCGGCTGTGCTTGCGGTGCCCCTTGCCAAACGTTTGGGGCTGGGCTCTGTGCTCGGTTACCTGGTTGCCGGTGTGGCCATTGGGCCTTTGTTGGGGCTGGTTGGTCAGGAAACTCAAAGTATTCAGCATTTTGCCGAATTCGGTGTGGTGCTGATGCTGTTTCTGGTGGGGTTGGAGCTCGACGCCAAACAGCTGTGGCAGATGCGCCAGCGGCTCCTGGGCCTGGGTGGTTTGCAGGTGCTGCTGACCACGGGCGCAGTGGCGGGCCTGGCGCTGATTTTGAACCAGCCGTGGCAGATAGCGCTGGCCCTTGGAATGATCTTTGCCATGTCCTCCACCGCCATCGTGCTGCAATCCTTCAACGAGAAGGGACTGGCTAAAACTGAAGGTGGTCGCGGTGGTTTTTCGGTGCTCCTGTTTCAGGACATTGCGGTTATTCCGATTCTGGCGATATTGCCGCTGTTGGCCCTCAGCGCCCCGCAGCTCGATGCCGGCCATGAGGATATGTCGCTGGTGGCTGGTTTGCCCGCTTGGGCAAATGCGCTGGTGGTGCTTGGCGCCATCGCTGCCGTGGTGTTTGGCGGTCGCTTTTTAACAAGGCCACTCTTTGGATACGTGGCGCGTTCAGGGCTCAGGGAAGTCTTCACTGCGGCGGCGCTGATGATGGTGATTGGTATTGCCGCGCTCATGAGTCTGGTGGGACTGTCGCCTGCGCTGGGAACCTTTCTGGCGGGAGTGGTACTCGCCAGCAGTGAGTTTCGCCATGAACTCGAGTCCACCATCGAGCCCTTCAAGGGGCTGTTGTTGGGGCTCTTTTTTATCACTGTGGGCGCGGGTATCGATTTTGAGATGCTGCTGTCGCAGTTTGCGCTGGTGCTGGGGCTGGCATTGGGCGTGATGGTGATAAAGGCGCTGGTGCTCCTGCTGCTGGCAAAGATTTTCCGTCTATCCGGCTCTGACAAGTGGCTGTTTGCGCTGTCGCTGGCACAGGCCGGGGAATTTGGCTTTGTGCTGCTGGGCTACAGTCAGCAACAGGGTATCTTTGGCAGCGAGCTTGGCGGGCTTCTTTCCATGGTGGTGGCCCTCAGTATGTTTTTAACCCCGGGGCTCTTTATCCTGTATGAACGGATTATCCTGCCGAGAGTGACCCGCAGTACCAATGAACGTGAAGCCGATACCATAGATGAGCAGGGGCCGGTGATCATTGCGGGCATAGGCCGCTTTGGGCAGATAGTTAACCGCCTTTTGCGGGCCAACGGGGTGAAAACCGTGGTACTCGACCGCGAATATGCCCAGGTGGAACGACTGCGTGAAATCGAGATGAAGAGCTTTTTCGGGGATGTGAGTAACCCGGAGCTTTTACATACCGCGGGTATTGAGTCGGCCAAGATGCTGGTGGTGGCCATCGATGATGTGGAAGGGGCCACAGCGCTTGTGCGCCACGTTCGCCAACAATATCCGCAGGTGGCTATTCTGGCCCGGGCCTTTGACAGAGGGCACTTTTATGCGCTGACCGAAGCCGGTGCCGACTGGGTGGTGAGCGAGAGCTTCTACTCGGCGCTTAACATGGGAGGCGAGGCGCTGATACGCCTTGGTATGCATCCCTTTGCCGCCGAGCAGCGCAAAACGGCTATGGTGGAGCGGGAAAAAGCCCATGCAAGCGAGCTCTATGACGCCTGGCTTGAGGTGCGGGATAATATCGACCGCCGCGAGCGCTATTTGAAGTTATTCATCAAGTTGGAGGAGGCGCTCAAGGAGGATATGGGTAAGGACAGGATGGATGGCCATAGCCGCAGCTTGAGTGGCTGGACACCGCCGCCCAAGGGGTATGACAAGGCGTTGGCTGAGCAGGAGGAGAGCATGCGCCCTCAAGGTGCAAAGGATTGA
- a CDS encoding DUF1415 domain-containing protein — MSEQQEIQAITDETRAWVTKVIMKYNICPFARREVERNSIRYQVCNETRMELVLQALLDECQFLDAHPEVETSLFILPRGFEGFYLYLDLLGIAEDLLVEEGYEGTYQLASFHPDYCFDGEPQDDPANFTNRAPYPTLHIIREEGMAAALASYNEPESIPERNIAFARRKGSEFFLRLLQECKKPD; from the coding sequence ATGTCCGAACAGCAGGAAATTCAGGCCATCACCGATGAGACCCGCGCCTGGGTCACCAAGGTGATCATGAAATACAATATTTGCCCATTCGCCCGCCGCGAAGTGGAGCGAAACAGTATCCGCTATCAGGTGTGCAACGAAACCCGCATGGAGTTGGTGCTGCAAGCCTTGCTGGACGAATGTCAGTTTCTTGATGCACACCCCGAGGTGGAAACCAGCCTCTTTATCCTGCCACGGGGTTTTGAGGGTTTTTACCTCTATCTGGACCTGCTCGGCATAGCAGAAGACTTACTGGTTGAAGAAGGCTATGAGGGCACCTATCAGCTGGCAAGCTTTCATCCTGACTACTGTTTTGACGGCGAGCCACAGGATGACCCGGCCAATTTCACCAACCGCGCGCCCTATCCCACGCTGCATATCATCCGCGAAGAAGGCATGGCGGCGGCGCTGGCGAGCTACAACGAGCCCGAAAGCATCCCCGAGCGCAATATCGCCTTTGCCCGTCGCAAGGGCAGCGAGTTTTTTTTGCGCCTCCTGCAAGAATGCAAAAAGCCGGACTGA
- a CDS encoding TonB-dependent receptor, translating to MKLSPVAIALSPLMALTAAPAFAEVKDTTSPDTIAIERMIVTGSRVPERLDEVPSSVTLIDSKTLATEMSISSELQNMLATRVPGMSPATGTSSNAGQTLRGRKALILIDGVPQSTPLRNGSLDIRSIDMNAIERVEVIKGATSIYGNGAAGGIINYITKKPGADGAIGGVLGVSSRFSAVKFEDSVGSRVEGALNGSVGQLGYLISASRDDYGLQRDAEGDVPGLVYGLSETTTDNLFTKFHFNFDDEKSLQLTYNYFSSAQDARMVDVTGSVNSGQKTYAIEAGPDTLILGEPQGVDGNHNLMVKYEDLALFDNTRLAIDAYGQKIENVFFYSLTLANPEQGLDGGQSIIRSEKRGVRANFNSDFTLGDTELDLLYGIDYLQDVSSQPLVDGRMWVPEMDMQNLAFYLQAKWLFAEDWVLKAGVRRDQMAIEVDDYQTLRLCRTATQCSTPVAVKGGELEFDANTYNIGLRYKGSTVFSPFISFSQGADISDLGLLLRTATVDDLAKIQSQAALIDNYEAGFDGHWEAFSYSAAVFLSKSELGTRTVLNPASGIYEPVRAPQEIKGIELAASYDVNDELTLGANYSWMEGKDTDQDIYLDGQAITPPKFAAYLDWATTDNSSVSLTWLHVGDRKRFEPVNGQYSGSQGPVESYSLLNLAGNYRVDQLLFTLGVENLLNEDYYSARSQAFTFPGYNTKGLGTTVNMGLKWSF from the coding sequence ATGAAGTTATCCCCAGTTGCCATTGCGCTCTCTCCCTTGATGGCCCTCACCGCTGCACCTGCCTTTGCCGAGGTGAAAGATACCACCTCCCCTGACACTATCGCCATTGAACGCATGATAGTCACCGGCAGCCGGGTACCTGAACGCCTTGACGAGGTGCCTTCCTCTGTCACCCTCATTGACAGCAAGACCCTCGCTACAGAGATGAGCATCAGCTCTGAATTGCAAAACATGCTGGCAACCCGCGTTCCTGGCATGTCGCCCGCCACCGGTACCTCCAGCAACGCCGGCCAAACCCTTCGCGGCCGTAAAGCGCTGATTTTGATTGACGGAGTGCCTCAATCCACGCCCCTGCGAAACGGCTCGCTGGACATTCGCTCCATCGACATGAACGCCATTGAGCGGGTGGAAGTCATCAAGGGAGCGACCTCCATCTATGGCAATGGCGCGGCCGGCGGCATTATCAACTACATCACCAAAAAACCGGGGGCCGATGGCGCTATTGGTGGCGTCCTGGGCGTGTCCAGCCGTTTCAGTGCGGTAAAATTTGAAGACAGTGTTGGCAGCCGGGTTGAAGGCGCGCTCAATGGCAGTGTGGGACAGCTGGGCTATCTCATCAGCGCCAGCCGTGATGACTATGGTCTGCAGCGGGATGCCGAAGGCGATGTCCCTGGCCTGGTGTACGGGCTGTCAGAAACCACCACGGACAACCTCTTTACCAAATTCCATTTCAATTTCGACGATGAAAAATCGCTGCAATTAACGTACAACTACTTCAGCTCTGCACAGGACGCCCGCATGGTGGATGTCACCGGCAGCGTCAACAGTGGTCAGAAAACCTACGCCATAGAAGCCGGTCCCGACACTCTCATCCTCGGGGAGCCACAGGGAGTCGATGGAAACCATAATCTGATGGTGAAGTACGAGGACCTGGCGCTGTTCGACAATACCCGCCTCGCCATAGATGCCTATGGTCAGAAAATCGAAAACGTCTTCTTTTACAGCCTGACACTTGCCAATCCCGAGCAGGGACTTGATGGCGGTCAGTCCATCATTCGCTCTGAAAAACGTGGTGTTCGCGCCAACTTCAACTCGGATTTCACCCTGGGCGATACCGAGCTGGATTTACTCTATGGCATTGACTATCTGCAGGATGTATCCAGCCAGCCCTTGGTGGATGGCCGTATGTGGGTGCCCGAGATGGACATGCAGAATCTCGCCTTCTATCTGCAGGCCAAATGGCTGTTTGCCGAAGATTGGGTGCTCAAGGCCGGTGTACGCCGGGATCAGATGGCCATTGAAGTGGACGACTACCAGACCCTGCGCCTGTGCCGTACAGCAACCCAGTGCTCTACCCCCGTTGCGGTAAAAGGCGGTGAGCTTGAGTTTGATGCCAACACCTACAATATCGGGCTCAGATATAAAGGCTCGACCGTTTTCAGTCCTTTTATCAGTTTTTCACAGGGTGCGGATATATCGGATCTGGGCTTGCTGCTGCGTACCGCTACGGTGGACGACCTGGCAAAAATTCAGTCACAGGCGGCACTCATTGATAATTACGAAGCCGGTTTCGACGGCCATTGGGAGGCATTCAGCTACTCAGCAGCGGTTTTCCTGAGCAAGTCAGAGCTTGGCACCCGTACCGTGCTGAATCCCGCCAGCGGCATTTATGAACCTGTGCGTGCGCCTCAGGAAATCAAAGGGATAGAGCTTGCGGCCAGCTATGACGTGAATGATGAGCTGACCCTCGGCGCGAATTACAGCTGGATGGAAGGTAAGGATACTGATCAGGATATTTATCTGGATGGCCAGGCCATCACCCCACCCAAGTTTGCCGCCTATCTTGACTGGGCCACCACTGATAACAGCAGTGTGTCGCTGACCTGGCTGCATGTGGGCGATCGCAAACGCTTCGAGCCGGTCAATGGTCAGTACAGCGGCAGCCAGGGACCGGTGGAAAGCTATTCGCTACTCAATCTGGCCGGTAATTATCGTGTCGATCAACTGCTCTTTACCCTCGGGGTAGAAAACCTGCTGAACGAAGACTACTACTCGGCCCGTTCTCAGGCCTTTACCTTCCCCGGATATAACACCAAGGGGCTGGGTACCACGGTGAATATGGGGCTGAAGTGGTCCTTCTAA
- a CDS encoding family 16 glycosylhydrolase, whose product MMKNSGTSKYLSLGLLAAALQGCGGDTNTSTDLGSVNLEGPATGWELVWSDEFDGSSIDAAKWAHDVDCAGGGNQESQCYTADEANSFVADGMLNIVALKAPEGAEKPYTSARLTTKGKADFTYGRFEMRAKLPSGQGSWPAFWMLPTDNVYGIWPRSGEIDIVEAVNLKAATVEGTPEAYVHGTLHYGREWPKNEQSGKAYLLPNGVNPADDFHTYAIEWQQGEIRWYVDDYLYATQRRSELRYNSKGQAVGLAHKGWFTEYYDQSSGDLQLSWTDAPFDEKFHLIVNFAVGGNWPASVNETGIDDTAFNENNRYQIDFVRVYECAANPDTGKGCETVRPGYDNPDDALVEGKAPVPVPPSDGTPKDLLIFDSTPNPNWAAWDCCGGSTPSLVEDADKGAVYRFVVGDSPTVNGFISRAAFITDPAGVPSPFDAAPIEASGVLSFAMKVVSAPSNADSTWMMKVESNEGATAVELPLTASSEGVAPAVGQWQTFSFPLSELAAKGLDLSAIDVVMVFPAWGTGSGAEYLLDEVKIARPDTSLPSLTIFTDNENPDWPMWDCCGGSTPQVVSDDAEHGIVSEFSIGASPTVMGYINRTELGGGGNPFDASSLYDNGVVQFDLKVVTAPNTVDAPWLFKVESNNAASAVELPLTSSVEGMAPSAQWQTFSFRLSTLADAGLDLSAIDVLMVFPAWGQGEGAVYRIDNVKIHQPGSGGSMNALSLFADTVADAWSIWDCCGGSTPTVEADDAAHGAVAEYVIGAQPTVVGFFADDGVYYDASAAVETGVVRFEMKLVSAPNDPGSVWKFKIESGDASTAVELNLTDSVEGSAPVVGQWQTYTFPLKTLTDMGLDASAIDVVMVFPAWGTGEGAVFRLDNALIGTP is encoded by the coding sequence ATGATGAAGAATTCTGGAACGAGCAAGTACCTTTCCCTTGGACTGCTTGCGGCGGCGCTGCAGGGGTGCGGGGGGGATACCAATACCAGCACCGATTTGGGCTCGGTCAACCTTGAAGGTCCGGCAACCGGTTGGGAGCTGGTGTGGAGCGACGAGTTTGACGGCAGCAGCATAGACGCGGCCAAGTGGGCGCATGACGTGGATTGTGCCGGAGGCGGAAATCAGGAGTCTCAATGCTATACCGCAGATGAAGCTAACTCCTTCGTTGCCGATGGTATGCTGAACATAGTGGCGCTGAAGGCGCCCGAGGGTGCTGAAAAGCCTTATACCTCAGCAAGACTGACAACCAAAGGCAAGGCGGATTTCACTTATGGCCGCTTTGAAATGCGGGCGAAATTACCGTCGGGGCAGGGCAGCTGGCCTGCCTTCTGGATGCTGCCTACCGACAATGTCTACGGCATCTGGCCCCGAAGCGGCGAAATCGATATTGTGGAAGCGGTAAATCTTAAAGCCGCCACCGTAGAGGGAACCCCTGAAGCCTACGTCCACGGAACCCTTCACTACGGCCGTGAGTGGCCCAAGAACGAGCAATCAGGCAAAGCCTATCTGCTGCCCAATGGCGTCAATCCTGCCGATGATTTTCATACCTATGCCATTGAGTGGCAGCAGGGGGAAATCCGCTGGTATGTGGACGACTACCTCTATGCCACTCAGCGGCGCTCCGAACTGAGGTACAACTCCAAGGGGCAGGCGGTTGGTCTGGCTCACAAAGGCTGGTTTACCGAATATTACGATCAATCCAGTGGCGACCTGCAGCTCAGTTGGACAGATGCGCCATTTGATGAAAAATTCCATCTCATCGTTAACTTCGCTGTGGGTGGCAACTGGCCAGCCTCGGTAAACGAAACCGGTATCGACGATACCGCCTTTAACGAGAACAACAGGTATCAAATTGACTTTGTCAGGGTTTATGAATGTGCTGCCAACCCTGATACCGGCAAGGGCTGTGAGACTGTGCGCCCGGGCTATGACAACCCAGATGATGCGCTGGTGGAAGGTAAAGCCCCCGTGCCTGTACCGCCTTCTGATGGTACGCCAAAAGATCTGCTGATTTTTGACAGCACCCCCAACCCCAACTGGGCTGCGTGGGATTGCTGCGGTGGCTCTACGCCAAGCCTGGTGGAAGATGCCGACAAGGGCGCCGTATATCGCTTTGTGGTAGGCGACAGCCCAACAGTCAACGGCTTTATCAGCCGCGCGGCCTTTATTACCGATCCGGCTGGCGTGCCCAGTCCTTTTGATGCAGCGCCCATTGAGGCAAGCGGCGTATTAAGCTTTGCCATGAAGGTGGTGAGTGCCCCGTCAAATGCAGACTCGACCTGGATGATGAAGGTCGAAAGCAACGAAGGTGCGACCGCCGTTGAACTGCCGCTCACCGCAAGCAGTGAAGGTGTGGCACCGGCAGTGGGCCAGTGGCAAACCTTCAGCTTCCCGCTGTCTGAACTTGCTGCCAAGGGCCTGGACTTGTCTGCCATTGATGTGGTGATGGTGTTCCCCGCTTGGGGCACCGGCAGCGGCGCCGAGTATCTGTTGGATGAAGTGAAGATTGCTCGTCCCGATACCAGTTTGCCGTCACTGACCATCTTTACCGACAACGAGAACCCCGATTGGCCGATGTGGGACTGCTGTGGTGGCTCGACCCCGCAAGTGGTATCCGATGATGCAGAGCACGGCATAGTGTCCGAGTTCAGCATTGGTGCCAGCCCGACGGTGATGGGTTATATCAATCGCACCGAGCTGGGTGGCGGTGGCAATCCCTTCGATGCCTCATCCCTGTATGACAATGGCGTAGTGCAATTTGACCTTAAGGTCGTCACCGCGCCCAATACCGTCGATGCGCCCTGGCTGTTCAAGGTGGAATCCAACAATGCGGCTTCTGCGGTGGAACTGCCGTTGACCAGCAGCGTTGAAGGCATGGCGCCATCCGCGCAGTGGCAAACCTTCAGCTTCCGCCTGTCGACCCTGGCCGATGCGGGATTGGATTTAAGCGCCATCGATGTGTTGATGGTATTCCCTGCCTGGGGACAGGGTGAAGGCGCTGTCTATCGCATTGATAACGTTAAAATCCATCAACCCGGATCCGGCGGCTCCATGAATGCCCTGAGTCTGTTTGCCGACACAGTGGCCGATGCCTGGTCAATTTGGGATTGCTGCGGCGGCTCAACCCCTACGGTTGAGGCCGATGATGCTGCCCATGGCGCCGTGGCTGAGTATGTGATTGGCGCCCAGCCAACTGTGGTGGGCTTCTTCGCCGATGATGGTGTCTATTACGATGCATCCGCTGCTGTAGAGACCGGCGTAGTGCGGTTTGAAATGAAGCTGGTTTCTGCACCAAATGACCCCGGCTCGGTCTGGAAGTTCAAGATTGAATCCGGTGATGCCAGTACTGCCGTTGAGCTTAACCTGACCGACAGTGTCGAAGGCAGTGCACCTGTTGTAGGCCAGTGGCAGACCTATACTTTCCCGCTTAAGACCTTGACTGACATGGGGCTGGATGCCAGCGCCATTGATGTGGTGATGGTATTCCCTGCGTGGGGTACCGGTGAGGGGGCGGTGTTCCGTTTGGATAACGCACTGATAGGCACGCCCTGA
- a CDS encoding TonB-dependent receptor, with the protein MLDKAFKRNRLSATLAAILGVGAIPLAWAADDATPEADGVVAAQNASEEAIEVIEIRGIRGSLYRSMDLKRGANGVVDAISAEELGKFPDTNLAESLQRITGVTVSRANGEGSQITVRGFGPEFNLITLNGRQMPGTGYTRSYNLENLSSEGVKTLEVVKTARADVPTGGLGGTVNIVTHKPLDNPGQAFTFSGKGIYDESNVLGDDVTPELAAIYSNTLFDDRFGVLVSVSHQERDFQQQTANSQGWIAQTDNGRLPTLAGDKGIDGRETDADGNPVARFRDAEGNAVAPFFFPRDMNFSINDVERERTNGMVTLQFVATDNLVLTADYVATRALTASNGFGWGIWNSSTDGSPVIGYELDANGTALYSDIRGGDGSFTANRNTTEVNAESVGLNIDWSPNEAWRFTLDYHNSSNEIDNGADTGLGSDGQVILGSDKLISKVYDYRTGEVPHFLINWNNGTHVLDAGDIDSNFSQFIHSPGESEIEQVQFNTNWYPEFSEHLVKMDFGAAYTKQTMSGTSAWSGLRGGPGFNPSYAEIFPDAMFVLQDASGLLDALGGGGSALMPDYYYTFNFDEAVARQLAFITPEIAGDNYYSIDPYFDGIDSATLVEEKTLALYLTTQWGFDIGNVPVNVNLGLRYEQTDASSTVKQRVENQVVWASPTEWIMQYAPGGDDNYFTQGGDYDVWLPMLDISAEPLEDVVVRFSAGKTIARPLLGDMVAGRNLSGSPKIGARRGSLGNPGLLPLESVNLDLSFEYYYGDASYASVGLFKKYADNYVSQKTTQLTIEGLHDVYNSPRYQEAISQLEAAGTPVSENSIFAQMIANGHGNADGQIVPLASDPLIVWDITSPFNSDSKTVQGIELALQHVFGETGFGVGVNGTFVEGDVTYDPYSLAPQNPLSGIGDSANFQAFYEKDGLSVKLTYAWRDSYLIGVGQSQGSADAPPQFAKTFGQLDASINYDVNEHLTVFFEGINLNNETEEGYGRFEEQFLFARQYGSRYSLGARVRF; encoded by the coding sequence ATGTTAGATAAGGCATTTAAGCGTAACCGGTTGTCTGCCACGCTGGCAGCTATCCTAGGCGTTGGCGCCATCCCACTGGCATGGGCTGCTGATGACGCAACACCCGAAGCCGACGGCGTTGTGGCAGCCCAGAACGCATCGGAAGAAGCGATAGAAGTTATTGAAATTCGTGGGATCAGGGGCAGTTTATATCGTTCCATGGACTTAAAGCGCGGCGCCAACGGCGTTGTGGATGCGATTTCGGCAGAGGAGCTCGGTAAATTCCCCGACACCAACCTCGCGGAATCCTTGCAGCGGATCACCGGGGTGACCGTCAGCCGTGCCAACGGTGAAGGCAGCCAGATCACGGTGCGGGGTTTTGGTCCGGAGTTTAACCTTATCACCCTCAATGGCAGGCAGATGCCGGGCACGGGCTATACCCGTTCCTACAATCTGGAGAACCTCTCATCCGAAGGGGTGAAGACCCTAGAGGTGGTTAAGACCGCCAGGGCCGATGTGCCCACTGGTGGGCTCGGGGGAACGGTTAACATAGTTACTCACAAGCCGCTGGATAACCCCGGCCAGGCATTTACCTTCTCTGGCAAGGGTATTTATGATGAGTCCAATGTGCTTGGTGATGATGTCACGCCAGAGCTGGCCGCCATTTACAGTAACACCCTGTTTGATGACCGTTTTGGTGTATTGGTATCTGTTTCTCATCAGGAGCGGGACTTCCAGCAGCAAACTGCCAACAGTCAGGGGTGGATTGCCCAGACCGACAATGGCCGCTTGCCAACACTGGCCGGCGATAAAGGCATAGACGGGCGTGAAACAGATGCCGACGGCAATCCGGTTGCACGCTTTCGTGATGCCGAAGGCAATGCAGTGGCACCGTTTTTCTTCCCCCGTGACATGAACTTCAGCATCAATGATGTGGAGCGTGAACGCACCAACGGCATGGTCACCCTGCAATTTGTCGCCACCGATAACCTGGTTCTGACCGCCGACTATGTGGCGACCCGCGCACTGACTGCTTCCAATGGTTTTGGTTGGGGGATCTGGAACTCCTCGACAGATGGTTCTCCGGTGATTGGTTATGAGCTCGATGCCAACGGCACAGCGCTTTATTCAGACATTCGCGGTGGTGATGGCTCCTTTACCGCCAATCGCAATACTACAGAAGTGAATGCCGAGTCCGTTGGCCTGAATATCGACTGGAGTCCCAACGAAGCCTGGCGCTTTACCCTGGACTATCACAACTCCTCCAACGAAATCGACAATGGTGCCGATACAGGCCTTGGCAGTGACGGACAGGTGATCCTGGGTTCAGATAAGCTGATTTCCAAGGTCTATGACTATCGTACCGGTGAGGTGCCCCATTTTCTGATTAACTGGAACAATGGCACCCATGTGCTGGATGCCGGCGATATTGACTCCAACTTCAGTCAGTTTATTCACTCACCGGGTGAGAGTGAGATTGAGCAGGTACAGTTCAACACCAACTGGTACCCCGAGTTCAGTGAGCATCTGGTGAAGATGGACTTTGGTGCGGCTTATACCAAGCAAACCATGTCGGGCACCAGTGCCTGGAGTGGCCTGCGTGGCGGCCCCGGATTTAATCCGTCCTATGCGGAAATTTTCCCTGATGCCATGTTTGTGTTGCAGGATGCCTCCGGCTTGCTGGACGCCCTTGGGGGGGGGGGCAGTGCACTCATGCCCGATTACTACTACACCTTCAACTTCGATGAGGCTGTGGCAAGGCAGCTTGCCTTTATCACCCCCGAGATAGCCGGTGACAACTATTACTCCATCGATCCCTATTTTGATGGCATCGACAGTGCCACCCTGGTGGAAGAAAAGACGCTGGCGCTGTATCTCACCACCCAATGGGGTTTTGACATTGGCAATGTGCCGGTGAATGTGAATCTTGGGCTCAGGTACGAGCAAACCGATGCCTCCAGTACGGTGAAGCAGCGGGTTGAGAATCAGGTGGTATGGGCCAGCCCTACTGAGTGGATCATGCAGTATGCTCCCGGTGGTGATGATAACTACTTCACTCAGGGTGGGGATTACGATGTCTGGCTGCCGATGCTGGATATCAGCGCCGAGCCACTGGAGGATGTCGTCGTGCGCTTTTCCGCCGGTAAAACCATCGCCAGACCGCTGCTGGGTGACATGGTGGCAGGCAGAAACCTGAGCGGTAGCCCCAAGATTGGTGCCCGCCGTGGTAGCCTCGGTAATCCCGGGCTGTTGCCGCTGGAGTCGGTCAACCTGGATCTGTCATTTGAGTACTACTACGGCGATGCAAGCTACGCCTCTGTTGGCTTGTTTAAAAAGTATGCCGATAACTATGTGTCTCAAAAAACCACTCAGCTGACCATCGAAGGCTTGCACGACGTCTATAACAGTCCCCGTTATCAGGAGGCCATCAGCCAGCTTGAAGCGGCAGGTACACCTGTCAGCGAAAACAGCATCTTCGCCCAGATGATTGCCAACGGACATGGCAATGCCGATGGGCAGATAGTGCCCCTTGCCAGCGACCCGCTGATTGTATGGGATATCACCAGTCCCTTTAACAGTGACAGCAAGACGGTACAGGGCATAGAGCTGGCGCTGCAGCATGTATTCGGTGAAACCGGTTTTGGTGTGGGTGTTAACGGTACCTTCGTCGAAGGGGATGTGACCTACGATCCCTATAGCCTGGCACCGCAAAATCCACTCAGTGGTATCGGTGATTCGGCTAACTTCCAGGCCTTTTATGAGAAAGATGGCCTGTCGGTGAAGTTGACCTACGCCTGGCGAGACAGCTACCTGATTGGTGTGGGTCAGTCCCAGGGTTCTGCCGATGCGCCACCACAGTTTGCCAAGACCTTTGGCCAGCTCGATGCCAGCATTAACTACGATGTGAACGAGCATCTGACGGTATTTTTTGAGGGCATAAACCTTAACAACGAAACCGAAGAAGGGTATGGCCGTTTCGAGGAGCAGTTCCTGTTTGCCCGCCAGTACGGCAGCCGTTACTCACTCGGCGCACGGGTGCGTTTCTAA